The following are encoded together in the Asticcacaulis sp. genome:
- the ahpF gene encoding alkyl hydroperoxide reductase subunit F, with amino-acid sequence MLDAGMKTQLKAYLENLRMPIELVATVDDSAKSREMLDLLNDIVEASDKVSLKTDGCDARVPSFAIVRPGSDISVTFAGLPMGHEFTSLVLALLQVGGHPPRVEADVIEQVKALDIDGELKFETYFSLTCQNCPDVVQALNLMSVLNPKIKHVAIDGALFKDEVEKRQVMAVPTILVNGQPFGQGRMGLEQILAKIDTGAQAREAAKIDAKSEFDVLVVGGGPAGAAAAIYAARKGIRTGVVAERFGGQVLDTMAIENFISVSHTEGPKLATALEQHVKEYDVDIMNLQKATKLIPASEPGGLAEVQLESGAALRARTVVISTGARWRQMGVPGEDQYRNKGVAYCPHCDGPLFKGKRTAVIGGGNSGVEAAIDLAGIVAHVTLLEFAPELRADAVLQRKLYSLPNVTVITEAQTTEVLGDGDKVTGLVYKDRIHDTQHTIELEGIFVQIGLLPNTEWLKGTINLSPRGEIEINDRGETSAHGIFAAGDATTVPYKQIVIAMGEGSKAALSAFDHLIRTSVPVDIAAE; translated from the coding sequence ATGCTTGACGCAGGGATGAAGACGCAACTGAAGGCGTATCTGGAAAACCTCCGGATGCCGATCGAACTGGTTGCCACGGTCGATGACAGCGCGAAGTCACGCGAGATGCTCGACCTGCTGAACGACATCGTCGAAGCCTCGGATAAGGTCTCGCTGAAGACCGATGGCTGCGATGCCCGCGTGCCCTCCTTCGCTATCGTTCGCCCCGGTTCCGATATCAGCGTCACGTTTGCTGGCCTGCCGATGGGCCACGAATTCACCTCTCTGGTTCTGGCCCTGCTGCAGGTTGGCGGCCACCCGCCGCGCGTCGAAGCCGACGTTATCGAGCAGGTCAAGGCGCTGGATATCGATGGCGAGTTGAAGTTCGAAACCTATTTCTCGCTGACCTGCCAAAACTGCCCGGACGTGGTGCAGGCGCTGAACCTGATGAGCGTGCTCAACCCCAAGATCAAGCATGTCGCCATCGATGGCGCTCTGTTCAAGGATGAGGTCGAAAAGCGCCAGGTCATGGCCGTGCCGACTATACTGGTCAATGGCCAGCCGTTCGGTCAGGGCCGCATGGGCCTGGAGCAGATCCTGGCCAAGATCGATACCGGCGCTCAGGCGCGCGAAGCTGCCAAGATCGACGCCAAGTCGGAATTCGACGTACTGGTCGTTGGCGGCGGCCCGGCGGGTGCGGCGGCCGCCATCTATGCGGCGCGCAAGGGTATTCGTACAGGTGTAGTGGCCGAGCGTTTCGGCGGCCAGGTGCTCGATACCATGGCGATCGAGAACTTCATCTCGGTCTCGCACACCGAAGGTCCGAAGCTGGCCACGGCGCTGGAGCAGCACGTCAAGGAATATGACGTCGATATCATGAACCTGCAAAAGGCCACGAAGCTGATTCCGGCCTCCGAACCCGGTGGCCTGGCCGAGGTGCAGCTCGAAAGCGGCGCCGCTTTGCGCGCCCGCACCGTGGTCATCTCGACCGGCGCCCGCTGGCGCCAGATGGGCGTCCCCGGCGAGGACCAGTACCGCAACAAGGGCGTGGCCTACTGCCCGCACTGTGATGGCCCGCTGTTCAAGGGCAAGCGCACAGCGGTGATCGGCGGCGGCAATTCCGGCGTCGAGGCGGCTATCGACCTGGCCGGCATCGTGGCCCATGTCACCCTGCTGGAATTCGCCCCGGAACTGCGTGCCGATGCTGTTCTGCAACGCAAGCTTTACAGCCTGCCGAACGTGACGGTCATTACCGAAGCCCAGACCACGGAAGTGCTGGGCGATGGCGATAAGGTGACGGGCCTGGTCTATAAGGACCGCATCCACGATACCCAACACACCATCGAACTGGAAGGCATCTTCGTCCAGATCGGCCTGCTGCCCAATACCGAATGGCTGAAGGGCACGATCAACCTCTCCCCGCGTGGCGAGATCGAGATCAATGATCGCGGCGAAACCTCGGCCCACGGTATCTTCGCTGCCGGTGACGCGACCACCGTGCCTTACAAGCAGATCGTCATCGCCATGGGCGAAGGCTCCAAGGCGGCGCTGTCGGCCTTCGATCACCTGATCCGGACGTCCGTGCCGGTGGATATCGCGGCAGAGTAG
- a CDS encoding aspartate/glutamate racemase family protein, translating into MAIGVFDSGIGGLSIHRALVDRLPQADFVYLADQKHAPYGDRSGEEIVELTRAGCETLFEAGASLVVLACNTASAVALRRLQSTWLAQFRKTYKRPVNVLGIIVPTIEAATGLPWEHEAERRGEKIEKLDVIGVFSTVATARSRVYEIEIDKRRQDIAVFTEACSGLADMIEQGAAREDLSAKIKGHVESLRIRIGRYPDRAILGCTHYELVADLFREHLPAGTPLIHQPAPVSKALADYIERHPEYTIGDTGQRTFLTTGEPRTQSALIEAFWGAPLTFAAVSAVKVA; encoded by the coding sequence ATGGCGATCGGCGTTTTTGATTCGGGCATCGGCGGTTTGAGCATCCATCGCGCGCTGGTCGACCGCCTGCCCCAAGCCGATTTCGTCTATCTCGCTGATCAGAAACACGCTCCCTATGGCGACCGCTCCGGCGAGGAGATCGTCGAACTGACCAGGGCCGGCTGCGAAACCCTGTTCGAGGCCGGCGCGTCTCTGGTGGTCCTAGCCTGCAATACCGCCTCGGCCGTGGCCCTGCGCCGCCTGCAATCGACCTGGCTGGCCCAGTTCCGCAAAACCTATAAGCGTCCGGTCAATGTACTCGGCATCATCGTGCCGACCATTGAAGCCGCCACCGGCCTGCCGTGGGAACACGAGGCCGAACGCCGCGGCGAGAAGATCGAAAAGCTGGATGTCATCGGCGTGTTTTCGACCGTCGCCACCGCCCGCTCGCGCGTCTATGAAATCGAAATCGACAAGCGCCGGCAGGATATCGCCGTCTTCACCGAAGCCTGTTCCGGCCTGGCCGACATGATCGAGCAGGGCGCCGCGCGCGAAGATCTCTCCGCCAAGATCAAGGGCCATGTCGAGTCTTTGCGCATCCGCATCGGCCGCTATCCCGACCGCGCCATCCTTGGCTGCACCCACTATGAGCTGGTGGCCGATCTCTTCCGCGAACATCTGCCCGCCGGCACGCCACTGATTCATCAGCCGGCGCCAGTTTCCAAGGCCCTGGCCGATTATATCGAGCGCCATCCGGAATATACCATAGGCGATACCGGCCAGCGCACCTTCCTGACCACCGGCGAACCGCGCACCCAGTCGGCGCTGATCGAAGCTTTCTGGGGCGCACCCTTGACGTTCGCGGCGGTTAGCGCCGTGAAGGTAGCGTAA
- a CDS encoding prolyl-tRNA synthetase associated domain-containing protein yields the protein MTDPLYTPEKLLEALNDLGLKTSTLTHEAVFRVGEGDDIKSQLPGAHTKNLFLKDDKGQLWLISAEQSTQIPLKTLPKVIGSGRLSFGSEARLYDALGVRPGSVTALGLINDPEHKVRFILDKALADAEIVNFHPLTNTATTSLSQADFRAFIASLGRELVIVDFSTLT from the coding sequence ATGACCGATCCGCTCTACACGCCTGAAAAACTGCTCGAAGCCTTAAATGATTTGGGCCTGAAAACAAGCACCCTGACCCACGAAGCCGTCTTTCGCGTGGGCGAAGGTGACGACATAAAGTCGCAGTTGCCGGGCGCGCATACCAAGAATCTGTTCCTGAAGGATGACAAGGGCCAGCTCTGGCTGATCTCGGCCGAGCAATCGACGCAGATTCCGCTGAAGACCCTGCCGAAGGTGATCGGTTCCGGGCGGCTCAGCTTCGGCTCCGAGGCGCGGCTTTATGACGCATTGGGTGTGCGGCCGGGATCGGTGACGGCGCTTGGCCTGATCAATGATCCGGAACACAAGGTGCGGTTTATCCTCGACAAGGCTCTGGCCGATGCGGAGATTGTCAATTTCCACCCTCTGACCAATACGGCCACGACTTCGCTCAGTCAGGCTGATTTCCGAGCGTTTATCGCGTCTCTGGGCCGTGAACTGGTAATCGTCGATTTCAGCACACTCACTTGA
- a CDS encoding DUF6065 family protein — protein MELECFVMTTYPPEIVPGRPEREWMDSFQSRFPYRCLPLTMANTTGWEILCPTDLTIIWNGGIGKNDLTITCDADPNYNLEHLVSSHFTHGVVTFHTGFLFRTPPGYAVQASGAPNQVKDGIAPLTGLVETDWLPFPFTMNWLMTRPGMVTFKKGEPFCFIQVVQHKGQDDIQPVIKSLESDPDLKKQFDAWAKTRQEFNDSLVRRDPDAVKEAWQKFYFKGEKPDPTGQVVERVDDHINRRRLKTPKVIRPKKTR, from the coding sequence ATGGAACTTGAGTGCTTTGTCATGACCACCTATCCGCCGGAAATCGTGCCCGGCCGGCCGGAGCGGGAATGGATGGACAGTTTTCAGTCCCGCTTCCCCTATCGCTGCCTGCCGCTCACCATGGCCAACACCACCGGCTGGGAAATCCTTTGTCCCACCGACCTCACGATCATCTGGAACGGCGGCATCGGCAAGAACGACCTGACCATCACCTGCGACGCCGATCCGAACTATAATCTCGAACACCTGGTCTCATCGCACTTCACCCACGGCGTGGTGACCTTCCATACCGGTTTCCTGTTCCGCACCCCGCCGGGCTATGCCGTGCAGGCGTCCGGCGCGCCCAACCAGGTCAAGGACGGCATCGCGCCGCTCACCGGCCTGGTGGAAACCGACTGGCTGCCCTTCCCCTTCACCATGAACTGGCTGATGACCCGTCCCGGCATGGTAACCTTCAAGAAGGGCGAGCCGTTCTGTTTCATTCAAGTGGTGCAGCATAAGGGCCAGGATGACATCCAGCCGGTAATCAAGTCGCTGGAGAGTGATCCCGATCTCAAAAAGCAGTTCGATGCCTGGGCAAAGACCCGTCAGGAATTTAATGACAGCCTCGTCCGCCGCGACCCCGACGCGGTCAAGGAAGCCTGGCAGAAATTCTACTTCAAGGGCGAAAAGCCGGACCCGACAGGCCAGGTGGTTGAAAGGGTCGATGACCATATCAACCGCCGCCGCCTGAAGACCCCCAAGGTCATTCGCCCGAAAAAAACGCGATAA
- the trxA gene encoding thioredoxin gives MASNDPNIIDGSENTFMADVIEESMKRPVIVDFWATWCGPCRQLGPALEKVIGEQKGKVKLVKIDVDQNQAIAAQMRVQSIPTVYAFFGGKPVDGFMGAKSETELRAFIDKLGAGRAGPTIEETLALAAQSVADGDMPSAMEAYAFILEQDPENPKAIAGMARIYLKLQQPDHAKAVLDQAYADSTDPEILSLRAALELAEGAPTDIAGLRAKISSNDRDFDAWYDLGRALAGQGEMAEAIQSLLEIVKYDPEWNGQAARTYLFKIFTALGSASELTKAGRRRLSSLLFS, from the coding sequence ATGGCCAGCAACGACCCGAATATCATCGACGGTTCCGAAAACACCTTCATGGCCGACGTCATCGAAGAATCGATGAAGCGCCCGGTCATCGTCGATTTCTGGGCGACGTGGTGCGGTCCGTGCCGCCAGCTCGGCCCGGCGCTGGAAAAGGTCATCGGCGAACAGAAGGGCAAGGTGAAGCTGGTCAAGATCGACGTCGATCAGAACCAGGCCATCGCCGCCCAGATGCGCGTTCAGTCGATCCCCACTGTCTATGCGTTTTTCGGCGGCAAGCCGGTCGATGGCTTCATGGGCGCCAAGTCTGAAACCGAACTGCGCGCCTTTATCGATAAGCTCGGCGCCGGCCGGGCCGGCCCGACGATCGAGGAAACCCTGGCCCTGGCGGCGCAATCGGTGGCCGATGGTGATATGCCGAGCGCCATGGAAGCCTATGCTTTCATCCTGGAGCAAGACCCGGAAAATCCGAAGGCCATTGCCGGCATGGCGCGCATCTATCTCAAGCTCCAGCAACCGGATCACGCCAAGGCCGTGCTTGACCAGGCCTATGCCGACAGCACTGACCCGGAAATCCTCTCCTTGCGAGCCGCGCTCGAACTGGCCGAGGGCGCGCCGACGGATATCGCCGGCCTGCGTGCCAAAATTTCCTCCAATGACCGTGATTTCGATGCCTGGTATGATCTCGGCCGCGCTCTGGCCGGTCAGGGCGAAATGGCGGAAGCCATTCAGTCCCTGCTGGAAATCGTCAAATACGATCCGGAATGGAACGGCCAGGCGGCCCGCACCTATCTCTTCAAGATTTTCACCGCGCTCGGTTCAGCCTCCGAACTGACCAAGGCCGGCCGCCGCCGCCTGTCATCGCTTCTTTTCAGCTAG
- a CDS encoding M3 family metallopeptidase, translated as MPSPQMNRRTALGLMAGTSTAAFVTPTFAQSTGGIAIATAYLTQAWTGPYGGVPAFDKVKIADFEPATLTAMDAMRAEIRAITDNPAQPTFQNVIEAYETSGAAYDRVGAVYNVWDSNLSTGGFPDISAKLSPIKAAFGDEIMQNADLFKRIEVVYNQRDTLKLNPQQDRLLWKKYNNFVRAGAKLSEAQKKEVADINQQLATLFNRFSNNLKHDEAQATFITKDDLDGLPEPFIAALASKAKELGKPDMYAVQNTRSAMEPFTTYSTRRDLREKVWRAYIMRSDNNDQWDNKQIGAQILKLRAKRAKLYGYPTHAHWRLEVAMAKTPENAMNLMEAVWGPAVNRVHEEVADMQKIADAEGANITIAPWDYRFYAEKVKKAKYDLDESEVKPYLQLDKIQAAMFWAANTMYGFEFIQVTDVPVFHPDVTTYKVMRAGKQVGVWYYDPYAREGKSSGAWETEYQGQSYMLDHICICSNNCNFIKAEPGKPILISWDDAETMFHEFGHAIHALSSNAYYPSQGGTNTATDFVEFPSQLNEHWLPLPVVLNQFAIHYETGKPMPAELQEKLVKSSKFNQGFATVEYLACALIDMKYHLAGEVDIDIDAFEKTELARLNMPKEIVMRHRPTQFAHIFADDGYSAGYYSYLWSDALVADAYEKFMKEGGPFEGPTAKHYFETILSVGDTIPQDVAYRNFLGRDVQRDALMRLRGFA; from the coding sequence TTGCCTTCACCCCAAATGAACCGCCGCACCGCCCTGGGCCTGATGGCCGGCACCAGCACCGCCGCCTTCGTCACTCCAACTTTCGCGCAAAGCACCGGAGGAATAGCCATCGCCACCGCCTATCTGACTCAAGCCTGGACCGGCCCCTATGGCGGCGTGCCGGCTTTCGACAAGGTGAAGATCGCCGATTTCGAGCCGGCGACTCTTACCGCCATGGACGCCATGCGCGCAGAGATCAGGGCGATTACGGATAATCCCGCCCAGCCGACTTTCCAGAACGTCATCGAAGCCTATGAGACCTCGGGTGCCGCCTATGATCGTGTCGGTGCGGTCTATAATGTCTGGGACTCAAATCTCTCGACCGGCGGCTTCCCCGATATCTCCGCCAAACTGTCGCCAATCAAGGCGGCGTTCGGTGACGAGATCATGCAGAATGCCGATCTCTTCAAGCGCATCGAGGTGGTCTATAACCAGCGCGACACCCTGAAGCTCAATCCGCAGCAGGACCGCCTGTTGTGGAAGAAGTACAACAACTTCGTCCGCGCCGGCGCCAAGCTTTCCGAAGCGCAAAAGAAGGAAGTGGCCGACATAAACCAGCAACTGGCCACCCTGTTCAATCGCTTCTCGAATAACCTGAAGCACGATGAGGCGCAGGCCACCTTTATCACCAAGGATGATCTCGACGGCCTGCCGGAGCCCTTCATCGCCGCCTTGGCCTCCAAGGCCAAGGAACTGGGCAAGCCGGATATGTATGCCGTGCAAAACACGCGCTCGGCCATGGAGCCCTTCACCACCTATTCGACGCGCCGTGACCTGCGCGAAAAGGTGTGGCGCGCCTATATCATGCGCAGCGACAATAACGACCAGTGGGACAACAAGCAGATTGGCGCCCAGATCCTCAAGCTGCGGGCGAAGCGCGCCAAGCTCTATGGCTACCCGACCCATGCCCACTGGCGCCTGGAAGTCGCCATGGCCAAGACGCCGGAAAACGCCATGAACCTGATGGAAGCGGTCTGGGGCCCGGCGGTCAATCGCGTCCATGAAGAAGTGGCCGACATGCAGAAGATCGCCGATGCCGAGGGTGCGAACATTACCATCGCGCCGTGGGATTATCGCTTCTACGCCGAGAAGGTGAAGAAGGCGAAATACGATCTCGATGAGTCGGAGGTGAAGCCCTATCTGCAACTGGACAAGATTCAGGCGGCCATGTTCTGGGCCGCCAACACAATGTACGGCTTCGAGTTCATCCAGGTGACCGATGTGCCGGTCTTCCATCCGGACGTGACGACCTACAAGGTGATGCGCGCCGGCAAGCAGGTTGGCGTGTGGTATTACGACCCCTATGCCCGCGAAGGCAAGTCTTCCGGCGCCTGGGAGACCGAGTACCAGGGCCAATCCTATATGCTGGACCACATCTGCATCTGCTCGAACAACTGCAACTTCATCAAGGCCGAACCGGGCAAGCCGATCCTGATTTCGTGGGATGACGCCGAAACCATGTTCCATGAGTTCGGCCACGCCATCCACGCCCTGTCGTCGAATGCCTATTATCCATCACAGGGCGGCACCAATACGGCGACGGACTTTGTCGAATTCCCGTCGCAGCTTAACGAGCACTGGCTGCCCCTGCCGGTGGTGCTGAACCAGTTCGCCATCCATTATGAAACCGGCAAGCCGATGCCGGCGGAACTACAGGAAAAGCTGGTGAAGTCGTCGAAGTTCAACCAGGGCTTCGCCACGGTCGAATATCTGGCCTGCGCGCTGATCGACATGAAGTATCACCTGGCCGGTGAGGTCGATATCGACATCGATGCCTTCGAGAAGACCGAACTGGCCAGGCTGAACATGCCGAAGGAAATCGTCATGCGCCACCGTCCGACGCAGTTCGCGCACATCTTCGCCGATGACGGCTATTCGGCGGGGTACTACTCGTACCTGTGGTCGGATGCCCTGGTGGCGGATGCCTATGAGAAGTTCATGAAAGAAGGTGGGCCTTTCGAGGGTCCGACCGCCAAGCACTACTTCGAGACCATCCTCAGCGTGGGTGATACCATTCCGCAGGATGTCGCCTATCGCAACTTCCTCGGCCGCGATGTGCAGCGCGATGCGCTGATGCGTCTGCGCGGCTTCGCCTAA